In Pleurodeles waltl isolate 20211129_DDA chromosome 5, aPleWal1.hap1.20221129, whole genome shotgun sequence, one genomic interval encodes:
- the LOC138297176 gene encoding uncharacterized protein, with protein MGHKRQEVKDTATERMGHKRQEVKDTAAERMEHKRQEVTDTAMERMGHKRQEVKDTAAERMGHKRQEVKDTAAERVGNKRQEVTDTATERMGHKRQEVTDTAREDGTQETGSEGHSHGEDGRQDTGSEGHSRREDGAQETGSDGHCHGEDGAQETGSEGQSQRGWDTRDRK; from the coding sequence ATGGGAcacaagagacaggaagtgaaggacACAGCCACGGAGAGGATGGGGcacaagagacaggaagtgaaggacACAGCCGCAGAGAGGATGGAGCACAAGAGACAGGAAGTGACGGACACTGCCATGGAGAGGATGGGGcacaagagacaggaagtgaaggacACAGCCGCAGAGAGGATGGGGcacaagagacaggaagtgaaggacACTGCCGCAGAGAGGGTGGGGAacaagagacaggaagtgacagaCACAGCCACAGAGAGGATGGGACACAAGAGGCAGGAAGTGACGGACACAGCCAGAGAGGATGGGAcacaagagacaggaagtgaaggacACAGCCACGGAGAGGATGGGAGACAAGACACAGGAAGTGAAGGACACAGCCGCAGAGAGGATGGGGCACAAGAGACAGGAAGTGACGGACACTGCCATGGAGAGGATGGGGcacaagagacaggaagtgaaggacAGAGCCAGAGAGGATGGGAcacaagagacaggaagtga
- the LOC138297174 gene encoding uncharacterized protein, with translation MGHKRQEVKDTARERMGHKGQEVKDTADERMGHKRQEVKDTADERMGHKRQEVKDTDAERMGHKGQEVKDTAAERMGHKRQEVKDTAAERMGHKRQEVKDTAAERMGHKRQEVKDTAAERMGHKRQEVKDTATERMGHKRQEVKDTDAERMGHKGQEVKDTAAERMGHKRQKVKDTAAERMGHKRQEVKDTATERMGHKRQEVKDTAAERMGHKRQEVKDTAVERMGHKRQEVKDTAREDGTQETGSEGHSRGEDGTQETGSEGHSHGEDGTQETGSEGHSKRGRDTRDRK, from the coding sequence ATGGGGcacaagagacaggaagtgaaggacACAGCCAGAGAGAGGATGGGACACAAGGGACAGGAAGTGAAGGACACAGCCGATGAGAGGATGGGGcacaagagacaggaagtgaaggacACAGCCGATGAGAGGATGGGGcacaagagacaggaagtgaaggacACAGACGCGGAGAGGATGGGGCACAAGGGACAGGAAGTGAAGGACACAGCTGCGGAGAGGATGGGGcacaagagacaggaagtgaaggacACAGCCGCAGAGAGGATGGGGcacaagagacaggaagtgaaggacACAGCCGCGGAGAGGATGGGAcacaagagacaggaagtgaaggacACAGCCGCGGAGAGGATGGGGcacaagagacaggaagtgaaggacACAGCAACAGAGAGGATGGGGcacaagagacaggaagtgaaggacACAGACGCGGAGAGGATGGGGCACAAGGGACAGGAAGTGAAGGACACAGCTGCGGAGAGGATGGGGCACAAGAGACAGAAAGTGAAGGACACAGCCGCAGAGAGGATGGGGcacaagagacaggaagtgaaggacACAGCCACGGAGAGGATGGGAcacaagagacaggaagtgaaggacACAGCCGCGGAGAGGATGGGGcacaagagacaggaagtgaaggacACAGCCGTGGAGAGGATGGGAcacaagagacaggaagtgaaggacACAGCCAGAGAGGATGGGAcacaagagacaggaagtgaaggacACAGCCGTGGAGAGGATGGGAcacaagagacaggaagtgaaggacACAGCCACGGAGAGGATGGGAcacaagagacaggaagtgaaggacACAGCAAGAGAGGAAGGGACACAAGAGACAGGAAGTGA
- the LOC138297175 gene encoding uncharacterized protein produces MWHKRQEVKDTATERMGHKRQEVKDTAAERMGHKGQEVKDTAAERMGHKRQEVKDTAAERMGHKGQEVTDTAAERMVHKRQEVKDTAAERMGHKRQEVKDTAAERMGHKRQEVKDTAAERMGHKRQEVKDTATERMGHKRQEVKDTAAERMGHKRQEVKDTAVERMGHKRQEVKDTAREDGTQETGSEGHSRGEDGTQETGSEGHSHGEDGTQETGSEGHSKRGRDTRDRK; encoded by the coding sequence ATGTGGcacaagagacaggaagtgaaggacACAGCAACAGAAAGGATGGGGcacaagagacaggaagtgaaggacACAGCCGCGGAGAGGATGGGGCACAAGGGACAGGAAGTGAAGGACACAGCTGCGGAGAGGATGGGGcacaagagacaggaagtgaaggacACAGCCGCAGAGAGGATGGGACACAAGGGACAGGAAGTGACAGACACAGCCGCAGAGAGGATGGTGcacaagagacaggaagtgaaggacACAGCCGCGGAGAGGATGGGAcacaagagacaggaagtgaaggacACAGCCGCGGAGAGGATGGGGcacaagagacaggaagtgaaggacACAGCCGCAGAGAGGATGGGGcacaagagacaggaagtgaaggacACAGCCACGGAGAGGATGGGAcacaagagacaggaagtgaaggacACAGCCGCGGAGAGGATGGGGcacaagagacaggaagtgaaggacACAGCCGTGGAGAGGATGGGAcacaagagacaggaagtgaaggacACAGCCAGAGAGGATGGGAcacaagagacaggaagtgaaggacACAGCCGTGGAGAGGATGGGAcacaagagacaggaagtgaaggacACAGCCACGGAGAGGATGGGAcacaagagacaggaagtgaaggacACAGCAAGAGAGGAAGGGACACAAGAGACAGGAAGTGA
- the LOC138297177 gene encoding uncharacterized protein codes for MGHKRQEVTDTAAERMGHKRQEVTDTATERMGYKRQEVKDTAAERMGHKRQEVKDTAAERIGHKRQEVKDTATERMGHKRQEVKDTATEIMGHKRQEVTDTATERMGHKRQEVTDTAAERMGHKRQEVTDTAMERMGHKGQEVKDTARDDGAQETGSEGHSQRGWDTRDRK; via the coding sequence ATGGGGCACAAGAGACAGGAAGTGACGGACACTGCCGCAGAGAGGATGGGGCACAAGAGACAGGAAGTGACGGACACAGCCACGGAGAGGATGGGGtacaagagacaggaagtgaaggacACAGCCGCGGAGAGGATGGGGcacaagagacaggaagtgaaggacACTGCCGCGGAGAGGATAGGGcacaagagacaggaagtgaaggacACAGCCACGGAGAGGATGGGGcacaagagacaggaagtgaaggacACAGCCACAGAGATAATGGGACACAAGAGGCAGGAAGTGACAGACACAGCCACAGAGAGGATGGGACACAAGAGGCAGGAAGTGACGGACACAGCCGCGGAGAGGATGGGGCACAAGAGACAGGAAGTGACGGACACTGCCATGGAGAGGATGGGACACAAGGGACAGGAAGTGAAGGACACAGCCAGAGACGATGGGGcacaagagacaggaagtgaaggacACAGCCAGAGAGGATGGGAcacaagagacaggaagtga